The bacterium DNA segment GCGGGACTGGGCCTCGAGCAGTTCCAGGGCCCGCTGCTCGGCCTGCCACTTGCGGGCCAGGGCGGTGGCCAACTGGCGCAGCTCGAAGGGATGGAAAGGCTTCTGGAGGTAGAGCAGGCGCTCGGCGGGGGGCACCTGGCGGCTTAATTCCTGGGGATCCACGTTGGAGTAGGCGGTGACGATGACGATGTCCAGCCCGGGAGCCAGGCGTCGCAACTCGCGCGAGGTCCAGAGGCCGTCCCGCCCCGGCGGCATCAGCATGTCGACGAAGGCCACGGCGAAGGGCCGCTCCTCGTCCAGCGCCCGGCGCAGATGGTCGACGGCCTCCTCGCCCTGGCGGGCACAGACAAGCTCGAAGCCCACATCGGCGATGGGGGCCGGTCCGGCGCCGAAGAGCCGCTCACGCATGGCCGAAAGGCCGCCACCGGCGGATCGGGGGCCGCCCAGCATCTCCTGATAGGCGGCCAGGACCTCCGCCTCGTCGTCGATGGCCAGGATGCGCAGAGGCTGCTCCGCCACGTCGGCCCGATGTTTCATGCGCTCACCTGCGCCGGTTGATGGATGGCCGTCACGTGCTGGTCGTCCTCCCAGGGAAGGCTGATCCGGAAACTGGCGCCGGCGCCGGCCCCCGCACTCTCGGCCCGGATCCAGCCTCCCATCGCCCCCAGGGTGTTGGCGCACCAATGGAGCCCCAGGCCGGTCCCGGCGCGGGCCGCCTTGGTGGAGAAGCCGCGGCCGAAGATGAGGTCCAGCAGGCCGGTCTCGATGCCCACCCCGTCGTCGCGCAGGAGGAGCTCCAGGCGGCCCGCCTCCCCGCGCCGCGCCGAGATCCACAGGTTCCCGCGGTCGCGGTCGGCGCGGACCACGGCCTCGGCGGCGTTGATCATCAGGTTGGAGAGGATCTGCTGCAGGATGACGCGGGCCACCGGCGCACTGCCTGTGATCCGCACGGAGGGGTCCAGTTGGATCTCCATCCGCCGGCTGAGGGCGGGGTCCAGCAGGGCGGCCGTATCCGTGAGGAGGGTCTCCAGCTCGACCGTCTCGCGGACCTGGCCGCTGCGGCTGTGCGATTCCTGGCGGGTCAGGATCTGGTTGACGTGTCCGACCAGTTCCGTCACGGCGGCGGCGGAGCCGCGGGCGCGTTCGAGGACTTGCCGCAGCTCTTGCTGGGCCAGCAGGGCGTAGGCTTGCAGGTCGGCGCGGCGGGACTCGTCCAGGCCGCCCCCCGCCAGTTCGCCCAGCGCCAGATCGAGATCGGCCACCGGGGCGGATTGGATATCCCGCTGCAGCTGGTCGGCTTTCACCGTGAGGGGAGTGAGGGCGTTGCCGATGTTGTGCAGGATGCCGGCCGCCATCTCCGAGCGGCCGGCGCGGAAGGACTGGTCCAGGAGCTGGCGCCTTGCCTCACCCAGTTGGATGACCATCTCGTCCAGGCGGCGGGCGAGGAGGCCCAGCTCATCCCGGCGCTCGCGGTCGAAGGCGGGCGACGGCACGCCCGAGCGGCTGATGCGGTCGGCGTGCTCCGTCAAGCGCCGGGTCGGCTCCAGCACCATGCGTCGCAGGGCGGCCAGCAGGGCGCCCAGGACGAGAATGCCGGCCAGCGAGAGCATGGCCAGGGCGATGCGCGTGGCCCGCTGGCCTTGTTCCAAGATGGTGCGGGGCAACCTGATCCGCAGTTCCTGGACGGGCCGTCCCTCCACATCGCGCAACAGGTGCCGCACCGTGGTGAGGGCCCCCTCCGACTGGATGAAGTCGTCTCCCGGGACCGGGGCGCCCTTCATTCTGTCGCCTTCCACCTCCACCGGGAGCAGGCGCAGGTCGAGGCAGGCCTGGGCGGCCAGGGCGGCCACGCTCAGCGTGTCCAGGAAGCGGCCGAAGAGGACCATGCCCATCACCGGACCGGTGCCTTCACTGGTGGTGATGGGCCGCGCCCCCACCAGCACGGGGCCGCCCTCCGTCATGAGGAGGCCCTTGGGCGACTGGTCCATCCTGCCGCTCGACCGGAGAGGGTGGCCGGCCGGGAGGGGCCGCCCGTCCAGCTCCGGCAGGGGCCGCCGCTCCTCCGCGGCGCGGTCGATGGCCATGCCCCACACCGGCACGCCGGTGCTGTCGTAGATGTAGAGCATGTCCGCCCGCAGGGCGAGCAAGGCATCCATCGTCAGGTTTTCCTCGACGTAGGTCGTGTTGCGGTCCTGCAGGAAGAGCCAGGTGGCCGTCCAGGTGCCCCAGTCCGAGGCCGTCACCACCAGGTGCTCGGCTTCGCGGTCCAGCATCTGCAGGACGCGCTCGCGGTGCTGCTCCGCCTCCTGGCGCTCCAGATGCAGGAAGCTGGGCATGATGAAATGGTGCCCGATGCCTACACTGAGGGCCATGAGGAAAGCGAAGAGGGCCAGGATGAGCAGGGCCACCTTGCTTTGCAGGGGCAGCCCTGTGAGCTGCGCCTCCTGCTCCGGATGGTGCATGGCGCCCGTGGCGCCGGTCTTGTCGGGCTCCTTCATAGGTGCTCTATCGACACTTCGAACATGGAGTTGAAGCTGGTGGAAATGAGTTTCAGTGCTGGGCGGTGGTTCAGATGACTAACTGTTCATATGACTTTGAGTTCAGGGCCGAAGCTGTTAATCTTTTGGCTTGAATCCCGACAAGTGGAACGGAGTGCATGAACACCATCATCCGCAAGACCATCCTTGCCCCCGGCGTCAAGGACCTGCTGGTCGAGGCGCCCCGCATCGCCCGCAAGCGGCGGGCCGGCCAGTTCATCATGCTGCGCGTGAGGCCGCAAGGGGAGCGCATTCCCCTCACCATCGCCGACGCCGACCCGGAGCAGGGCTGGATCCGGCTCATCTTCCAGGAAGTGGGCCGCTCCACGGTGGAACTGGGACGGCTGGAGGAGGGGGACTCCATCCTCGACCTGGCCGGTCCCCTGGGCCGACCCACCCACATCGAGCGGCGTGGCACGGTGGTCTGCGTGGGGGGCGGCATCGGCACGGCGCCGGTCCACCCCATCGCCAAGGCGATGAAGGAGGCGGGCAACCGCGTCATCTCCATCATCGGGGCGCGCACGGCGGAGCTGCTCATCCTCGAGGCGGAGATGGCGGCCGCCAGCGACCGGCTCATCGTCTGCACAGACGACGGCAGCAAGGGCCGGCCCGGCTTCGTCACCGACGCCATCGCCGAGCTCGTCGCCGCCGGGGAGGAGATCCACGAACTGGTGGCGATCGGCCCCGTGGTGATGATGCGCGCCGTGAGCGAGCTGACCCGTGCCCACGGCATCCCCACCGTGGTCAGCCTCAACGCCACGATGGTGGACGGCACGGGCATGTGCGGCGGCTGCCGGGTCACGGTCGACCACCGCAGCCGCTTCGTCTGCGTGGACGGACCCGAGTTCGACGGCCACGCCGTGGATTTCCAGGAGCTGATGCAGCGGCAGCGGGCCTACACCGACCAGGAGCGACAGGCGATGGCGGCGGACCATGTCTGCCAGATCGGCCGCGAGGCCGTGCAGGAAGGGAGCCGCCCATGAGCGCCGTCACCCCGCTGCCCAAGGCGCGTCCGGGCCAGGTGGCGCGCGTGCCCATGCCGGAGCAGGAGCCGCTGGTGCGGGCCCGCAACTTCCAGGAGGTCCCCATCGGCTACACGCCGCAGATGGCCCAGGTGGAGGCCAGCCGCTGCCTGGAGTGCAAGGATCCGGCCTGTGTCAAGGGCTGCCCGGTGGGCATCGACATCCGCGGTTTCGTGGTGGCCATCCGCCAGGGCGAGTTCGCCGAGGCGATCCGCCTCATCAAGCAGGACAATGCCCTGCCCGCCATCTGCGGTCGCGTCTGTCCCCAGGAGACCCAGTGCGAGCAGGTCTGCATCGTGGGCCGCAAGCACCCGCCGGTGGCGATCGGCCGCCTGGAGCGTTTCGCCGCGGACTGGGAGCGCGCCCAGGGCGACGTGGCCATTCCGGCGCTGCCGCCGCCCACCGGCCGTCGCGTCGCGGTGGTGGGCAGCGGACCGGCCGGCCTCACGGTGGCGGGCGAGCTGGCCTTGCGCGGCCACGCCGTCACCATTTTCGAGGCGCTGCACAAGCCGGGCGGTGTGCTCATGTACGGCATCCCCGAGTTCCGTCTGCCCAAGGAGATCGTGGAGGCGGAAGTGGACTATGTGCGGAAGCTGGGCGTGGAGATCGTCTACAACGCCGTCATCGGCAAGATGATCACCGTCCAGGAGCTGCTGGAGGAGGAGGGCTTCCACGCCGTCTTCCTTGGCCTGGGCGCCGGGCTGCCCTACTTCATGAACATCCCGGGAGAGAACCTCAACGGCGTCTACTCGGCCAACGAGTACCTCACGCGGGTCAACCTGATGAAGGCCTATGAATTCCCCCGGGCCGACACGCCGGTGCGGCCGGGGCGCAAGGTGGCCGTCTTCGGAGGTGGCAACGTGGCCATGGACGCGGCGCGCACCGCCCTGCGCCTGGGCGCCGCCGAAGTGAGCATCGTCTATCGCCGCTCCATGGAGGAGATGCCCGCCCGCCGCGAGGAGATCCACCACGCCGGGGAGGAGGGCATCCAGATGCGTCTCCTCTGCAATCCGGTGCGCCTGCACGACGATGGCCAGGGCAATGTCCGCGCCGTCACCTGCCTGCGCATGGAGCTGGGCGAGCCCGACGCCAGCGGCCGCCGGCGCCCGGTGCCGGTGGAGGGCAGCGAGTTCGAGATCGAGGCGGACA contains these protein-coding regions:
- a CDS encoding sulfide/dihydroorotate dehydrogenase-like FAD/NAD-binding protein translates to MNTIIRKTILAPGVKDLLVEAPRIARKRRAGQFIMLRVRPQGERIPLTIADADPEQGWIRLIFQEVGRSTVELGRLEEGDSILDLAGPLGRPTHIERRGTVVCVGGGIGTAPVHPIAKAMKEAGNRVISIIGARTAELLILEAEMAAASDRLIVCTDDGSKGRPGFVTDAIAELVAAGEEIHELVAIGPVVMMRAVSELTRAHGIPTVVSLNATMVDGTGMCGGCRVTVDHRSRFVCVDGPEFDGHAVDFQELMQRQRAYTDQERQAMAADHVCQIGREAVQEGSRP
- the gltA gene encoding NADPH-dependent glutamate synthase translates to MSAVTPLPKARPGQVARVPMPEQEPLVRARNFQEVPIGYTPQMAQVEASRCLECKDPACVKGCPVGIDIRGFVVAIRQGEFAEAIRLIKQDNALPAICGRVCPQETQCEQVCIVGRKHPPVAIGRLERFAADWERAQGDVAIPALPPPTGRRVAVVGSGPAGLTVAGELALRGHAVTIFEALHKPGGVLMYGIPEFRLPKEIVEAEVDYVRKLGVEIVYNAVIGKMITVQELLEEEGFHAVFLGLGAGLPYFMNIPGENLNGVYSANEYLTRVNLMKAYEFPRADTPVRPGRKVAVFGGGNVAMDAARTALRLGAAEVSIVYRRSMEEMPARREEIHHAGEEGIQMRLLCNPVRLHDDGQGNVRAVTCLRMELGEPDASGRRRPVPVEGSEFEIEADTVVVAIGNGANPLLTEATPELKLNKWGNIVADEATGRTSMPGVYAGGDIVIGAATVILAMGAGKQAALAIHEEIMAREVA
- a CDS encoding CHASE4 domain-containing protein → MKEPDKTGATGAMHHPEQEAQLTGLPLQSKVALLILALFAFLMALSVGIGHHFIMPSFLHLERQEAEQHRERVLQMLDREAEHLVVTASDWGTWTATWLFLQDRNTTYVEENLTMDALLALRADMLYIYDSTGVPVWGMAIDRAAEERRPLPELDGRPLPAGHPLRSSGRMDQSPKGLLMTEGGPVLVGARPITTSEGTGPVMGMVLFGRFLDTLSVAALAAQACLDLRLLPVEVEGDRMKGAPVPGDDFIQSEGALTTVRHLLRDVEGRPVQELRIRLPRTILEQGQRATRIALAMLSLAGILVLGALLAALRRMVLEPTRRLTEHADRISRSGVPSPAFDRERRDELGLLARRLDEMVIQLGEARRQLLDQSFRAGRSEMAAGILHNIGNALTPLTVKADQLQRDIQSAPVADLDLALGELAGGGLDESRRADLQAYALLAQQELRQVLERARGSAAAVTELVGHVNQILTRQESHSRSGQVRETVELETLLTDTAALLDPALSRRMEIQLDPSVRITGSAPVARVILQQILSNLMINAAEAVVRADRDRGNLWISARRGEAGRLELLLRDDGVGIETGLLDLIFGRGFSTKAARAGTGLGLHWCANTLGAMGGWIRAESAGAGAGASFRISLPWEDDQHVTAIHQPAQVSA